A single genomic interval of Arachis duranensis cultivar V14167 chromosome 7, aradu.V14167.gnm2.J7QH, whole genome shotgun sequence harbors:
- the LOC107496993 gene encoding probable leucine-rich repeat receptor-like protein kinase IMK3 has product MDTTRDNNNNNQVIYQLGMRNVAHWHHLKWLLFLILLLPLKPVLCDDHWDGVVVTQSNFLALQAFKQELIDPKGFLKSWNDSGYGACSGGWAGIKCAQGQVIVIQLPWKGLKGHITQKISQLQGLRKLSLHDNQIGGSIPSSLGLLPNLRGVQLFNNKLTGSVPPSLGSCPLLQSLDLSNNLLTGQIPYTLGNLTKLYWLNLSFNSFNGSIPSSLTSLPSLTFLSLQHNNLSGSIPNSWGGKNGFFKLQNLILDHNYLSGTIPSLGSLVELREVSLGNNNFSGEIPFEIGKLSRLKTLDFSNNAFNGSLPATISNLSSLTLLNVENNHFTSQIPEALGRLHNLSVLALSRNQFVGHIPHSIGNISTLMRLDLSLNNISGEIPDSFVNLASLNSFNVSYNNLSGPVPTLLANKFNSSSFVGNIQLCGYSPSNPCPSQAPSQGVIVPTPESSKQQHHKKLGIKDIILIVAGVLLVVLVTICCILLVCLIRKRSTSDAEHGRAAMRATTTRTGKGISPPAAAGDVETGGENGGKLVHFDGPLAFTADDLLCATAEIMGKSTYGTVYKATLEDGSQAAVKRLREKITKSQREFESEVAVLGRIRHPNLLALRAYYMGPKGEKLLVFDYMPNGSLASFLHARGPETVIDWPTRMRIAQGMARGLFHLHSRENIIHGNLTSSNVLLDESTNAKIADYGLSRLMTAAANSNVIATAGALGYRAPELSKLKKANTKTDVYSLGVILLELLTGKPPGEAMNGVDLPQWVASIVKEEWTNEVFDVELMRDASTNGDELLNTLKLALHCVDPTPSARPEAQQVLQQLEEIRQEVVSASSGDDGGIPSTSE; this is encoded by the exons ATGGACACTACTagagacaacaacaacaacaatcaa GTTATTTATCAACTTGGGATGAGAAATGTAGCACATTGGCACCATCTAAAGTGGTTGTTATTCCTGATTCTGCTGCTGCCATTGAAGCCAGTTTTGTGTGATGACCATTGGGATGGAGTGGTTGTCACACAATCAAACTTCTTAGCCCTTCAAGCATTCAAGCAAGAACTCATTGACCCAAAAGGCTTCTTGAAAAGCTGGAATGACAGTGGCTATGGAGCTTGTTCAGGTGGTTGGGCTGGAATCAAGTGTGCTCAAGGACAAGTCATTGTGATCCAGCTTCCATGGAAGGGTTTGAAGGGCCACATCACTCAGAAAATTTCCCAACTTCAAGGCCTCAGGAAACTAAGTCTTCATGACAACCAAATTGGTGGTTCAATCCCTTCATCATTGGGGCTTCTTCCCAATCTAAGAGGTGTTCAACTCTTCAACAACAAGCTAACTGGTTCTGTTCCTCCTTCATTAGGGTCTTGTCCTTTGCTTCAATCTTTAGACCTCAGCAACAATTTACTCACTGGTCAAATCCCTTATACTCTTGGGAATTTAACCAAGCTTTATTGGCTCAACTTGAGCTTCAATTCCTTCAATGGTTCAATACCATCTAGCTTAACTAGTTTACCTTCTTTGACTTTCCTTTCTCTTCAACATAATAATCTCTCAGGTTCAATTCCTAACTCATGGGGTGGTAAAAATGGTTTCTTTAAGCTCCAGAATTTGATCTTAGATCACAACTACTTGAGTGGAACCATTCCTTCTTTGGGAAGCCTAGTTGAACTCAGAGAGGTTTCTCTTGGTAATAACAATTTTAGTGGAGAAATACCATTTGAAATTGGAAAACTTTCTAGGCTCAAGACATTAGATTTTTCTAACAATGCATTCAATGGAAGCTTGCCTGCTACTATATCAAATTTATCCTCACTCACTCTGTTGAATGTAGAGAACAACCACTTTACTAGTCAAATCCCAGAAGCTTTAGGAAGATTACACAATCTTTCTGTTCTGGCTTTGAGCAGAAACCAATTTGTTGGCCACATTCCTCATAGTATTGGAAACATTTCAACACTTATGCGACTTGATTTGTCGCTGAATAACATCAGTGGCGAAATTCCAGATTCCTTTGTGAATCTAGCTAGTCTTAATTCCTTCAATGTTTCTTACAACAATCTATCTGGTCCTGTTCCCACATTACTTGCCAACAAATTTAACTCAAGCTCATTTGTGGGAAATATTCAATTATGTGGCTATAGCCCTTCAAATCCATGTCCTTCACAAGCTCCTTCACAAGGAGTCATAGTCCCAACTCCTGAATCATCTAAACAACAGCATCATAAGAAACTAGGCATCAAAGACATAATTCTTATAGTGGCAGGGGTGCTCCTTGTAGTCCTGGTAACAATTTGCTGCATCCTGCTAGTCTGCCTTATCAGAAAAAGATCAACATCGGATGCGGAACATGGCCGGGCTGCAATGAGAGCTACCACAACAAGGACAGGGAAGGGAATCTCTCCTCCAGCTGCAGCCGGTGATGTCGAAACTGGTGGTGAGAATGGAGGGAAACTAGTCCATTTCGATGGACCATTGGCTTTTACGGCCGATGACCTGTTGTGTGCAACAGCAGAGATAATGGGAAAAAGCACCTATGGAACTGTCTACAAGGCTACATTGGAGGATGGAAGCCAAGCTGCAGTTAAGAGATTGAGGGAAAAGATCACAAAAAGTCAGAGAGAATTTGAGTCTGAAGTTGCTGTGTTAGGGAGAATTAGACATCCAAATCTTTTGGCACTAAGAGCTTATTACATGGGACCCAAAGGAGAAAAGCTTCTTGTGTTTGATTACATGCCTAATGGAAGTCTTGCTTCCTTCTTACATG CCAGAGGACCAGAAACAGTGATTGATTGGCCAACAAGGATGAGAATAGCGCAGGGCATGGCACGTGGCTTGTTCCACCTTCACTCTCGTGAGAACATCATACATGGGAACCTCACCTCCAGCAATGTGTTGCTTGATGAGAGCACAAATGCCAAGATAGCTGACTATGGTCTTTCCAGGTTGATGACAGCTGCGGCTAACTCCAATGTGATTGCAACGGCCGGGGCATTGGGGTACCGGGCGCCAGAGCTTTCAAAGCTGAAGAAAGCCAACACAAAAACCGATGTATACAGCCTTGGGGTTATCTTGTTAGAACTCCTAACGGGTAAGCCACCGGGTGAGGCTATGAATGGTGTGGATTTGCCACAATGGGTTGCCTCTATTGTGAAGGAGGAGTGGACTAATGAGGTGTTTGATGTTGAGTTGATGAGGGATGCATCAACAAATGGGGATGAGTTGCTCAACACTTTGAAGCTTGCTTTGCACTGTGTTGATCCTACTCCGTCGGCGCGGCCAGAAGCACAGCAAGTGCTCCAGCAGCTGGAAGAGATTAGGCAAGAGGTAGTATCAGCCAGTTCTGGTGATGATGGAGGCATCCCTTCAACTAGTGAATGA
- the LOC107496973 gene encoding sorting nexin 2A yields MMNHHDFQQDPDDDDGVMESLLLHDEPSNPLQPPPNPNPNPKPDHHHPLLPSTQSPKSPTTFNSFLDPPSYAEAIFTSFDSSSSSSSNGTNHSHHHNRNTLTDELPSRSGSGSVSDYLYIFVSDPQKEQETSASLVPGAATTFYTYLITTRTDLPEFGSSTSEFAVRRRFRDVVTLSDRLAESYRGYFVPVRPDKSTVESQVMQKQEFVEQRRAALEKYLRKLAAHPVIRRSEELKLFLEAKGRLPLQKSTDVASRMLDGAVKLPKQLFGSEVATAGELSEVVQPAKGGRDLLRIFKELKQSVTNDWGGSKPLVVEEDKEFLERKEKLVEFEQQLSGVSQQAESLVKHQQDMGETMGELGLAFVKLTKFETEEAIFDSQRTRASDMRNVATAAVKASRLYRELNTQTIKHLDKLHEYLGTMLAVNNAFADRASALLTVQTLSSELASLNSRIEKLEVASSKIFGGDKSRMRKIEELKEAIRVTENAKTCADREYERIKENNRSELERINKERHDDFLSMLRGFVVNQAGYAEKMAAVWEKLAEETTAYSKEAAEL; encoded by the exons ATGATGAACCACCACGATTTCCAACAAGACCCCGACGACGACGACGGCGTCATGGAATCCCTCCTCCTCCACGATGAACCCTCCAACCCCCTTCAACCTCCCCCAAACCctaacccaaaccctaaacccgatCACCACCACCCCTTACTCCCCTCCACCCAATCCCCCAAATCCCCCACCACCTTCAACTCCTTCCTCGACCCTCCCTCCTATGCTGAAGCCATCTTCACTTCATtcgattcttcttcttcctcctcctccaacGGCACCAACCACAGTCACCACCACAACCGTAACACTTTAACCGATGAACTCCCTTCCCGATCCGGATCCGGATCTGTTTCCGATTATCTCTACATCTTCGTCTCTGACCCTCAGAAGGAGCAGGAAACCTCCGCCTCCCTCGTCCCCGGCGCCGCCACCACCTTCTACACTTACCTCATCACCACCCGTACTGACCTCCCTGAATTCGGCAGCTCCACATCCGAGTTCGCCGTCCGCCGCCGCTTCCGTGACGTCGTTACTCTTTCCGATCGCCTCGCCGAGTCTTACCGCGGTTACTTTGTACCTGTCCGGCCCGACAAGAGCACAGTTGAGAGCCAG GTGATGCAGAAGCAGGAGTTTGTGGAGCAGAGGAGGGCGGCCTTGGAGAAGTACCTAAGGAAACTGGCTGCACACCCGGTAATCCGGCGGAGTGAGGAGCTGAAGCTGTTCTTGGAGGCAAAGGGAAGGCTGCCGCTGCAGAAGAGCACCGATGTGGCGTCACGGATGCTTGATGGGGCAGTGAAGTTGCCAAAGCAGCTGTTTGGGAGTGAAGTTGCTACTGCAGGAGAATTGAGCGAGGTGGTGCAGCCTGCAAAGGGTGGGAGGGACTTGCTTAGGATTTTTAAGGAGCTGAAACAGTCTGTTACGAATGATTGGGGTGGGAGCAAGCCTTTGGTTGTGGAGGAGGATAAGGAGTTCTtggaaaggaaggaaaagtTGGTAGAGTTTGAGCAACAACTTAGCGGTGTTTCTCAGCAG GCTGAGTCTCTTGTGAAGCATCAGCAGGACATGGGCGAGACAATGGGTGAACTAGGGTTGGCTTTTGTAAAACTTACCAAATTTGAGACAGAAGAAGCTATATTTGATTCACAGAGAACAAGGGCATCTGACATGAGGAATGTGGCAACTGCAGCTGTTAAAGCAAGCAGGTTATATAGAGAGCTTAACACACAAACAATTAAACATTTG GATAAACTACATGAATACCTTGGGACAATGCTGGCAGTCAACAATGCATTTGCTGACCGGGCAAGTGCATTATTGACTGTTCAAACGCTCTCATCAGAACTAGCTTCTTTAAATTCAAGGATTGAGAAGCTTGAAGTTGCTTCATCAAAAATATTTGGAGGCGACAAATCTAGGATGCGAAAAATTGAAGAGTTGAAAGAAGCCATTAGAGTTACTGAGAATGCCAAAACATGTGCAGATAGAGAGTACGAACGAATAAAG GAAAATAATAGGAGCGAGCTTGAAAGAATCAACAAAGAGAGGCATGATGACTTTTTAAGCATGCTGCGAGGATTTGTCGTTAATCAA GCTGGCTATGCGGAGAAGATGGCGGCTGTGTGGGAGAAGCTTGCAGAAGAGACTACTGCATACTCCAAAGAAGCAGCTGAATTGTAG